A part of bacterium genomic DNA contains:
- a CDS encoding glutamine synthetase gives VTNPIVNSFKRLVPGYEAPTNIAWSERNRSPLARVPARRGVGTRIEVRMPDPSCNPYLAFAAMLCAGLDGMDKKIDCGPPVNKDIFQMSEREKRRLRIENLPANLKEAVEALEKDNVVLDALGPHIAEHFIAGKLQDWHDYISVVHPWELERYLSVH, from the coding sequence GTGACCAACCCGATCGTCAACTCGTTCAAGCGGCTCGTCCCCGGCTACGAGGCGCCGACCAACATCGCCTGGTCGGAGCGGAACCGCAGCCCGCTGGCCCGCGTTCCCGCGCGCCGCGGCGTCGGCACGCGGATCGAGGTCCGCATGCCCGACCCGTCGTGCAACCCCTACCTCGCCTTCGCGGCGATGCTCTGCGCCGGGCTCGACGGCATGGACAAGAAGATCGACTGCGGCCCGCCGGTCAACAAGGACATCTTCCAGATGAGCGAGCGCGAGAAGCGGCGCCTCAGGATCGAGAACCTGCCGGCGAACCTCAAGGAGGCGGTCGAGGCGCTGGAGAAGGACAACGTGGTGCTCGACGCGCTCGGCCCGCACATCGCCGAGCACTTCATCGCCGGGAAGCTGCAGGACTGGCACGACTACATCAGCGTCGTCCATCCCTGGGAGCTCGAGCGCTACCTTTCGGTGCACTGA